A single window of Colletotrichum higginsianum IMI 349063 chromosome 8, whole genome shotgun sequence DNA harbors:
- a CDS encoding Integral membrane protein, with product MSGLSTTIMPFADLPACALNCGPLYDANGACVPPAVPAADGSVYNACFCSQAVLQPFKTAATGVCDAAACDAAGFSSIQGWYTSFCNSVAGGAATQASSSPGSSATSGSSRGSGSSNSGNGGDWLSNHWKWVVMLVVLVVAIAGIWIGACIWRRRYLRRKDRMYELGKHAHKGPSGIIAGSGVNVNQAGIINSPGQFMPGPPSAVYDEKPPNERKRWIVNERT from the exons ATGT CTGGTCTTTCGACTACTATTATGCCCTTTGCGGACCTGCCGGCCTGCGCTCTGAACTGCGGCCCGCTCTACGATGCCAACGGTGCATGCGTGCCCCCCGCCgtcccggccgccgacggcagcgtCTACAACGCCTGCTTCTGCAGTCAGGCCGTCCTGCAACCCTTCAAGacggccgccaccggcgTGTGTGACGCCGCAGCCTGTGATGCTGCCGGCTTCAGCAGCATTCAGGGATGGTACACCTCATTCTGCAACTCCGTCGCTGGCGGCGCTGCCACCCAggcatcctcctctccgGGTTCCTCCGCGACGAGCGGGTCATCGAGAGGGTCCGGCTCATCCAACAGCGGGAACGGGGGTGACTG GCTCTCCAACCACTGGAAATGGGTCGTCATGCTCGTCGTCCTAgtcgtcgccatcgctgGCATCTGGATCGGCGCCTGCATCTGGCGCCGGCGTTACCTCCGCCGTAAGGATCGCATGTACGAGCTCGGCAAGCACGCCCACAAGGGACCCagcggcatcatcgccggctccggcgtCAACGTCAACCAGGCCGGCATCATCAACTCGCCCGGCCAGTTCATGCCCGGGCCTCCTTCCGCAGTCTACGACGAGAAGCCCCCCAACGAGAGAAAGAGGTGGATCGTGAACGAGAGGACGTAG
- a CDS encoding Glycogen debranching enzyme, with the protein MIPKTMISNEVYLLPLNDDGSPQVAGEYVYIAPKTNDPVTIRFAIEGTSSVCRHGSLWVNIPEQGAEFHRHEFREFKLKPDFNRTIEISVPIFQAGAYAFYTTYAELPDLAEELDATPQSTTSAVTNKKTPLYYIDVAPRLTLDGRPLPLPALSIFSVISKFMGKYPTDWEKHLRGISDRGYNMIHFTPLQVRGASNSPYSLYDQLGWDPDCFPAGEKDVRGLVESLEKQYSMLSLTDIVLNHTAHNSAWLQDHPEAGYNLVTAPWLESAWLLDTKLLELGDNLEKLGLPTEVKSDEDLIKIMDAIKKHVISEIRLWEYYAIDVERDVDAALEAWVAGRATSPEHAAGGASVAGLKDASQKDHAQFLIEHGLQGADRMGERFRKTVDPEAASGLLSVIFGRYEGEEGSTPTKAAARSKLVSLFDEINLPFYKEYDTEIGEILQQLFNRIKYCRLDEHGPRMGPINKEFPLIETYFTRLPKNDTTAKNKPEENVLVNNGWVWGGNALIDHAGPESRVYLRREVIVWGDCVKLRYGNGPSDSQFLWDYMTKYARMLAKYFAGFRIDNCHSTPLHVAEHILDEARRVRPDLYVVAELFTGSEEMDYVFVKRLGLSALIREAMQAWSTGELSRLVHKHGGRPIGSFEVDEISKADSKSPMSPMSPSVEGGDMLNGSSPSSREIIRRIKPVPVQALFMDCTHDNETPAQKRDARDTLPNAALVNMCASATGSVMGYDEIYPKLVDLVNETRLYTSESSSKPVKVGGGRNGIGGIKKLLNQIHTLMGKDGYDETHIHHEDQYITVHRVHPESRKGYFLIAHTAFPGYGNGNGAFNAVHLGGTKARHLGSWMLEVDAGDEARKDVLDDKKLLRGLPSRVVDVPGVRMEVKGDDTIITVRDKFPPGSIALFETWIPAAEHSSGLDNYVTSGARSAVENLNLVDLNFLLYRCEAEERDGSGGKDGCYDIPGHGKLVYAGLQGWWSLLKDIIRDNNLAHPLCQNLRDGQWALDYIVGRLERISKTADFDRLEKPAVWLKERFDAIRKIPSFLLPRYIGLVLRTLYNASWERGLGLMNDNVREGQWFLQSLAMVSVQETGLVKSASLWPKKLVPSLAAGLPHFAVEWARCWGRDVFISLRGLYLGTGRFDEAKEHILAFASVLKHGMIPNLLSSGALPRYNSRDSIWFFLQCIQDYTKFAPNGLDLFKEKVKRRFLPYDDTWFDVEDSRAYSQESTIEDVIQEALQRHASGMSFREANAGPSIDSQMSDEGFNISIKPDWETGIIFGGNQHNCGTWMDKMGESERAGSKGVPGTPRDGAAIEITGLLYSTLKWLASLNSEGKYQYSSVKKADDSSISLKDWAGLIRANFERCYYVPLTPEEDSKYDVNPKVINRRGIYKDLYKSGKEYEDYQLRANFPIAMCAAPELFDPEHALHALLVADKTIRGPTGMATLDPADLNYRPYYRNSEDSDDFATSKGRNYHQGPEWLWPTGFFLRALLKFDLARRGSEAGRIEAFQQVTRRLMGCKQMIRESVWAGLAELTQKDGEDCPDSCPTQAWSAGCLIDLYMDAAEEQSDKAKIALPVRTK; encoded by the exons ATGATACCAAAAACCATGATATCCAACGAAGTATacctcctccccctcaacgacgacggctcgccccaggtcgccggcgaATACGTCTACATCGCCCCAAAAACCAACGATCCCGTAACGATCCGCTTCGCCATCGAGGGCACCTCGTCCGTCTGTCGCCATGGCAGCCTGTGGGTCAACATTCCAGAGCAGGGCGCCGAGTTCCACAGACATGAGTTTCGCGAGTTCAA GTTGAAACCCGACTTCAATCGCACCATTGAAATCTCCGTTCCCATcttccaggccggcgcctACGCCTTCTACACCACCTATGCCGAGCTGCCAGACCTCGCCGAAGAGCTCGACGCCACGCCTCAGTCCACCACATCCGCAGTCACCAACAAGAAGACGCCCCTCTACTACATCGATGTCGCCCCGCGCCTcaccctcgacggccgccctCTGCCGCTGCCCGCTCTGTCCATCTTTTCCGTCATTAGCAAGTTCATGGGCAAGTACCCGACCGACTGGGAGAAGCACCTGCGCGGCATCAGCGACCGCGGCTACAACATGATCCATTTCACCCCGCTGCAGGTCCGCGGCGCCTCCAACTCCCCCTATAGCCTGTACGACCAGTTGGGCTGGGACCCAGACTGCTTCCCCGCCGGCGAGAAAGACGTCCggggcctcgtcgagagcCTGGAGAAGCAGTACTCCATGCTGAGTTTGACCGACATCGTCCTCAACCACACGGCCCACAACAGCGCCTGGCTGCAGGACCACCCTGAGGCCGGATACAATCTGGTGACGGCCCCTTGGCTGGAGTCGGCCTGGCTGTTGGACACGAAGCTGCTGGAGCTCGGTGACaacctcgagaagctcggtCTCCCCACCGAGGTCAagagcgacgaggacctgATCAAGATCATGgacgccatcaagaagcaCGTCATTTCAGAAATTCGCCTGTGGGAATACTACGCCATTGACGTTGAGCgcgacgtcgatgccgcctTGGAAGCTTGGGTTGCTGGCCGTGCCACCTCGCCCGAGCACGCCGCCGGTGGCGCGTCTGTTGCCGGCCTCAAGGACGCCTCCCAGAAGGACCATGCCCAATTCCTCATCGAACACGGTCTGCAGGGCGCCGACCGCATGGGTGAGCGATTCCGGAAGACGGTCGATCCCGAGGCCGCTTCTGGCCTCCTCTCGGTCATTTTCGGACGCtacgagggcgaggagggctCCACGCCGACCAAAGCAGCGGCCAGGTCCAAGCTCGTCTCCCTCTTTGACGAAATCAACCTGCCTTTCTACAAGGAGTACGATACCGAGATTGGCGAGATCCTGCAGCAGCTGTTCAACCGCATCAAATACTGCCGACTCGACGAGCATGGCCCGCGCATGGGTCCCATCAACAAGGAATTCCCTCTCATTGAGACCTATTTCACCCGCTTGCCCAAGAACGACACGACCGCCAAGAACAAGCCCGAGGAGAATGTCCTCGTGAACAACGGCTGGGTCTGGGGTGGCAATGCCCTCATTGATCATGCTGGTCCTGAGTCTCGTGTTTACCTCAGGCGCGAAGTCATTGTTTGGGGAGACTGCGTTAAACTCCGCTACGGCAACGGTCCGTCCGACAGCCAGTTCCTGTGGGACTACATGACCAAGTATGCTCGCATGCTGGCCAAGTACTTCGCCGGCTTCCGCATCGATAATTGCCACTCCACCCCGCTCCATGTGGCAGAGCACattctcgacgaggcgcgcCGCGTCCGCCCGGACTTgtacgtcgtcgccgagctttTCACTGGCTCCGAGGAGATGGACTACGTCTTCGTCAAGAGGCTGGGCCTGAGTGCGTTGATCCGCGAAGCCATGCAGGCCTGGAGCACCGGCGAGCTGAGTCGCTTGGTCCACAAACACGGCGGTCGCCCCATTGGCAGCTTCGAGGTTGACGAAATCTCCAAGGCCGACTCCAAGTCGCCAATGAGCCCCATGAGCCCGTCtgtcgaaggcggcgatATGCTCAACGGAAGCAGCCCCTCTTCGCGCGAGATCATCCGGAGGATCAAGCCGGTGCCCGTCCAAGCGCTCTTTATGGACTGCACCCACGACAACGAGACCCCGGCTCAGAAGCGCGATGCGCGCGACACCCTCCCTAACGCCGCTCTCGTCAACATGTGCGCTAGTGCCACCGGCAGTGTCATGGGCTACGACGAGATCTACCCCAAGCTAGTCGACCTCGTTAACGAGACCAGACTGTACACCTCCGAGTCCTCTTCCAAGCCGGTCAAGGTTGGCGGTGGCCGGAACGGCATAGGCGGCATCAAGAAGCTCCTGAACCAGATCCATACCCTGATGGGCAAGGATGGATACGACGAGACTCATATTCACCACGAGGATCAGTACATCACTGTCCACAGGGTCCACCCCGAGTCACGAAAGGGCTACTTCCTCATCGCACACACCGCCTTCCCCGGGTACGGTAACGGCAATGGTGCTTTCAACGCTGTTCATCTGGGCGGCACAAAAGCTCGCCATCTTGGCAGCTGGATGCTGGAGgttgacgccggcgacgaggccagGAAGGATGTCCTGGATGACAAGAAGCTCCTGCGCGGCTTGCCGAGCCGTGTCGTCGACGTCCCGGGTGTTCGTATGGAGGTCAAGGGTGACGATACCATCATTACCGTTCGCGACAAGTTCCCCCCCGGCAGCATCGCTCTTTTCGAGACGTGGATCCCGGCTGCCGAGCACTCGTCGGGACTGGACAACTATGTCACCTCAGGCGCGAGGTCCGCGGTGGAGAACCTGAACCTTGTCGACCTCAACTTCCTGCTCTACCGAtgcgaggccgaggagcgcgacggtagcggcggcaaggacggcTGCTACGACATTCCTGGGCACGGCAAGCTCGTCTATGCTGGTCTTCAGGGCTGGTGGAGTCTCCTCAAGGACATCATCCGCGACAACAACCTCGCCCACCCTCTGTGCCAGAACCTCCGCGACGGCCAGTGGGCCCTCGACTACATTGTTGGCCGGCTGGAGCGCATTAGCAAAACTGCCGACTTTGACCGTCTCGAGAAGCCTGCTGTTTGGTTGAAGGAGCGCTTCGATGCCATCAGGAAGATCCCCAGCTTTTTGCTGCCGAGATACATTGGCCTCGTGTTGCGAACACTGTACAACGCCTCGTGGGAGCGCGGTCTCGGACTCATGAACGACAATGTTCGCGAAGGGCAGTGGTTCCTCCAGAGCCTTGCAATGGTCAGCGTACAAGAGACCGGTCTGGTAAAGTCTGCGTCCCTGTGGCCGAAGAAGCTGGTGCCTTCGCTGgcggccggcctgcctcACTTTGCTGTCGAGTGGGCGAGGTGTTGGGGACGAGACGTTTTCATCTCGCTCCGGGGTCTCTACCTGGGCACCGGCCGCTttgacgaggccaaggagcaCATCCTTGCCTTCGCCAGCGTCTTGAAACATGGCATGATTCCCAACTTGCTTAGCAGCGGAGCGCTCCCTCGTTACAACTCTCGCGACTCCATCTGGTTCTTCCTCCAGTGCATTCAGGACTACACCAAGTTCGCCCCCAACGGATTGGATCTCTTCAAGGAGAAGGTCAAGCGACGCTTCCTCCCCTATGACGACACCTGGTTCGATGTCGAGGACTCCCGTGCCTACTCGCAAGAGAGCACGATCGAGGACGTCATCCAGGAGGCTCTCCAGAGACACGCCTCGGGCATGTCTTTCCGTGAGGCCAACGCCGGCCCGTCGATCGACTCCCAGATGAGCGACGAGGGTTTCAACATCTCCATCAAGCCTGATTGGGAGACCGGCATCATCTTTGGCGGTAACCAGCACAACTGCGGTACGTGGATGGACAAGATGGGCGAGAGCGAACGCGCCGGCTCCAAGGGCGTTCCCGGCACACCCCGCGACGGCGCTGCCATCGAGATCACAGGTCTCCTGTACAGCACCCTCAAGTGGCTGGCTTCCCTCAACTCGGAGGGCAAGTACCAGTACTCCTCAGTGAAGAAGGCGGACGactcctccatctccctcaAGGACTGGGCCGGCCTCATCCGCGCAAACTTTGAGCGCTGCTATTATGTTCCTCTGACCCCCGAGGAGGACTCCAAGTACGATGTCAACCCCAAGGTCATCAACCGACGTGGCATCTACAAGGACCTGTACAAGTCTGGCAAGGAGTACGAGGATTATCAGTTGCGCGCCAACTTCCCCATCGCCATGTGCGCGGCCCCCGAGCTCTTCGATCCCGAGCATGCTCTGCACGCCCTCTTGGTCGCCGACAAGACCATCCGCGGCCCTACGGGCATGGCAACCCTAGACCCTGCGGACCTCAACTACAGACCGTACTACCGCAACAGCGAGGACAGCGACGACTTCGCCACGAGCAAGGGACGCAACTATCACCAGGGTCCGGAGTGGTTGTGGCCGACGGGCTTCTTCCTCCGTGCGCTGCTGAAGTTCGACCTCGCGAGGAGAGGATCCGAGGCCGGGCGTATCGAAGCCTTCCAGCAGGTCACGCGGAGATTGATGGGCTGCAAGCAGATGATCCGGGAGAGTGTATGGGCAGGGTTGGCCGAGCTCACGCAGAAGGATGGAGAGGACTGCCCCGACTCG TGCCCCACGCAAGCATGGTCCGCTGGCTGCTTGATCGACTTGTACATGGATGCTGCCGAAGAGCAGAGTGACAAAGCCAAGATTGCCTTACCTGTAAGGACCAAGTAA
- a CDS encoding Glycerol-3-phosphate dehydrogenase [NAD(+)], which produces MLFRLRSVVSIARSSFPIRRFNSASTMAFLGAEKKHKVTVVGSGNWGSTIAKIVAENTAAYPDLFEQDVHMWVFEEDVVLDETSPYYDASVGDHPQKLTAVINKHHENTKYLPGISLPRNIVANPSLQDAVKDSTILIFNLPHQFIGNVCKQLRGHILPFARGISCIKGVNVSDDGVSLFSEWIGDGLGIYCGALSGANIASEIAAEKWSETTVAYDPPPMDNSRAPTPRSNSPNGTPANGNGNGIAPLTPVDMQHRDARGRASKTKLTPVPAEYPPLDHQIFKQLFHRPYFHVRMVSDVAGVSLGGALKNIVALAAGFVDGRGWGDNAKAAIMRVGLLEMVNFGKEFFGETVHTGTFTEESAGVADLITSCSGGRNFKCAKMAVEEGLSVQDVEKRELNGQMLQGTSTAQEVNSFLKARGLEKKYPLFTAVHGILEGRYSVDDIPTLVSSSDN; this is translated from the exons ATGCTCTTCAGACTGCGTTCTGTTGTTTCCATCGCCCGAAGCAGCTTTCCCATACGACGTTTCAACTCTGCATCCACAATGGCtttcctcggcgccgagaagaaACACAAGGTGACGGTCGTCGGTTCCGGTAACTG GGGTTCAACCATCGCCAAGATCGTCGCCGAGAACACGGCCGCCTACCCCGACCTCTTCGAACAAGATGTCCACATGTGGGTGTTCGAAGAAGACGTCGTCCTTGACGAGACGTCCCCCTACTACGACGCCTCCGTAGGCGACCACCCTCAGAAGCTcaccgccgtcatcaacaaGCACCACGAAAACACCAAATACCTGCCCGGCATCAGTCTACCCCGCAACATCGTCGcgaacccctccctccaggacgccgtcaaggactctaccatcctcatcttcaacCTGCCCCACCAGTTTATCGGCAACGTCTGCAAGCAGCTGAGAGGCCACATCCTGCCCTTCGCCCGCGGCATCTCGTGCATCAAGGGCGTCAACGTCTCGGATGACGGcgtctccctcttctctgAGTGGATTGGTGATGGCCTCGGCATCTACTGCGGCGCCCTCTCCGGCGCAAACATCGCCTCTGAGATCGCCGCAGAGAAGTGGTCCGAGACCACCGTCGCCTACGACCCGCCTCCCATGGACAACTCCCGCGCCCCGACTCCGCGCTCCAACTCCCCCAACGGCACCCccgccaacggcaacggAAACGGCATTGCGCCTCTGACCCCTGTCGACATGCAGCACAGAGATGCCCGCGGCCGTGCCTCCAAGACGAAGCTCACTCCCGTTCCCGCCGAGTACCCGCCTCTCGACCACCAGATCTTCAAGCAACTTTTTCACCGTCCCTACTTCCACGTGCGCATGGTCTCCGACGTTGCCGGCGTCTCCCTTGGCGGCGCACTCAAGAACATCGTCGCCCTGGCtgccggcttcgtcgacggccgcggtTGGGGCGACAACGCAAAGGCCGCCATCATGCGCGTCGGCCTGCTGGAAATGGTCAACTTTGGAAAGGAGTTCTTTGGCGAGACGGTCCACACCGGCACTTTCACCGAGGAGTCGGCCGGTGTCGCCGACCTGATCACGTCGtgcagcggcggccgcaACTTCAAATGCGCAAagatggccgtcgaggagggcctgAGCGTTCAGGATGTTGAGAAGCGGGAGCTCAACGGTCAAATGCTGCAGGGCACGAGCACGGCGCAGGAGGTCAACAGCTTCCTCAAGGCGAGGGGTCTGGAGAAGAAATACCCGCTCTTCACCGCCGTGCACGGCATCCTCGAGGGACGCTACAGCGTCGATGACATCCCTACCTTGGTGTCGAGCTCCGACAACTAG
- a CDS encoding Gliotoxin biosynthesis protein GliK: MTTAVPQEPMCLLQRICKVASTPATTPTSAGSKPSYPPVSSIPRTSPSRLAAASPDAPSSPGDNADKDEDAAAQSTVLYLAYGSNLSAETFLGTRGIRPLSRVNVSAPSLTLVFDLPGLPYREPCFANSAPRKVPKLPDPSDPPKLPPVPPLPPPTSSACQSGSSVDLGWDKGLFGVVYEVTPEDYATIVATEGGGSSYADILTPCIPLPPRVSVPEKPPIDIPRPFLAHTLYYPDIPDAPDDDDDKDDDKDDPKKPQDPRKKWYWRFIRPNRRPDPAYAQPSARYLKLITDGAAEHELPDDYQRWLGGLRAYAPTTWRQRAGRWLLTALFLPVLLLFFLLSKRAANKEGKAPLWLGVTLGVIFHLLWTAYDGVLKPVFGDGERTQEEEEEEDGGGGGGTFRKKSWMGRFACTDEEKEGLLEHMD; encoded by the coding sequence ATGACGACCGCGGTCCCCCAGGAACCGATGTGTCTGCTCCAGCGCATCTGCAAAGTtgcctcgacgccggcgacgacaccaACCTCTGCCGGCTCGAAACCATCGTACCCGCCCGTCTCCAGCATCCCGCGGACTTCCCCTTCGCGCCTGGCTGCGGCATCGCCAGACgcaccctcctcgcccggcgataacgccgacaaggacgaggacgccgccgcgcaATCCACGGTCCTCTACCTTGCCTACGGCTCCAACCTCAGCGCGGAGACCTTCCTCGGCACCCGCGGTATCCGCCCGCTCTCCCGGGTCAACGTCTCCGCCCCGTCCCTCACactcgtcttcgacctccCCGGCCTGCCCTACCGCGAGCCGTGCTTCGCCAACTCGGCGCCGCGGAAAGTGCCCAAGCTCCCTGACCCCTCCGACCCGCCCAAGCTCCCGCCCGtcccgccgctgccgcccccgaCGTCTTCCGCGTGCCAGTCCGGCTCGTCCGTAGACCTCGGCTGGGACAAGGGCCTGTTCGGTGTCGTGTACGAGGTCACGCCCGAGGACTACGCCACCATCGTCGCgaccgagggcggcggctctTCGTACGCCGACATCCTGACCCCTTGCATCCCGCTCCCGCCCCGCGTCTCCGTCCCCGAGAAGCCGCCCATCGATATCCCGCGCCCCTTCCTCGCCCACACCCTCTACTACCCCGATATCCCCGACGCCccggatgacgacgatgacaaggacgacgacaaggatgACCCCAAGAAGCCCCAGGACCCCCGCAAGAAATGGTACTGGCGCTTCATCCGACCCAACCGCCGCCCGGACCCGGCCTACGCGCAGCCCTCGGCGCGCTACCTCAAGCTCAtcaccgacggcgccgccgagcacgagCTGCCGGACGACTACCAGCGCTGGCTCGGCGGCCTGCGCGCCTacgcgccgacgacgtggcggcagcgggccGGCCGCTGGCTCCTGACGGCGCTGTTCCTGCCCGTCCtgctgctcttcttcctgctcaGCAAGCGGGCCGCGAacaaggagggcaaggcgCCGCTGTGGCTCGGCGTGACGCTGGGCGTCATCTTCCACCTGCTCTGGACGGCGTACGACGGCGTGTTGAAGCCCGTGTTCGGGGATGGCGAGAGGACgcaggaagaggaagaggaggaggacgggggcgggggcggggggacGTTCCGGAAGAAGTCGTGGATGGGTCGGTTTGCGTGTActgacgaggagaaggagggacTTTTGGAGCACATGGACTGA
- a CDS encoding Ulp1 protease family protein: MLDFQITISSVRTLDYVALIRLFRPCALRPHLRHTPRVARPAYSCNTIVTYEDIKALKHDWLTDNNIAFWEEWLEREILPKYPQARICLLRPSMTFLLMKEPDMRQIRSALPDFSKTTHIFLPINDARNVAQAEGGSHWSLLLVSAIDGVAFHYDSLGGANYSEGRLATQKMSEILGRPLRYLNLEDSPQQENGSDCGVFVCILMRHLLIKRLLSANAREKVSMSMANKLIDSHGGRKEMLKIIESLRKEGERRRS; this comes from the exons ATGCTCGACTTCCAGATCACGATATCCTCCGTACGTACTCTCGATTATGTTGCCCTGATCCGCCTTTTCCGCCCTTGTGCTCTGCGACCGCACCTCCGACACACTCCGCGAGTCGCGCGCCCTGCTTACTCGTGTAATACCATAGTCACCTACGAGGATATCAAGGCGCTCAAACATGACTGGCTAACAGACAAT AACATTGCCTTTTGGGAAGA ATGGCTGGAGCGTGAAATCCTCCCCAAGTACCCGCAAGCCCGTATCTGCCTTCTGCGGCCGTCGATGACCTTCCTCCTCATGAAGGAACCCGACATGCGCCAGATCCGCTCGGCCCTCCCCGACTTCTCCAAAACGACGCACATCTTCCTGCCCATTAACGATGCCCGCAATGTGGCCCAGGCTGAGGGCGGCTCTCACTGGTCCCTTTTGCTCGTCAgcgccatcgacggcgtcgctTTCCACTACGATTCACTCGGTGGCGCAAACTATTCGGAGGGCCGCCTGGCGACCCAGAAGATGTCCGAGATCCTCGGTCGCCCGCTCCGGTACCTTAACTTGGAAGACTCCCCGCAGCAGGAGAACGGTAGCGACTGCGGCGTCTTTGTTTGCATCCTCATGCGCCATCTCCTCATCAAGCGCCTGCTTAGCGCAAACGCCCGCGAAAAGGTCAGCATGAGCATGGCCAACAAGCTTATCGACAGCCACGGCGGACGGAAAGAGATGCTCAAGATAATCGAGAGCTTACggaaggagggcgagaggaGGAGATCGTAA